Proteins co-encoded in one Medicago truncatula cultivar Jemalong A17 chromosome 8, MtrunA17r5.0-ANR, whole genome shotgun sequence genomic window:
- the LOC25502327 gene encoding disease resistance protein RUN1 isoform X2: protein MAMASSSSSPPLKKHDVFISFRGEDTRTNFTSFLHAALCKNHIETYIDYRIEKGEEVWEELERAIKASALFLVVFSENYASSTWCLNELVEIMKCKKNDEDNVVVIPVFYRIEPSHVRKQTGSYHTALAKQKKQGKDKIQRWKNALFEVANLSGFDSSTYRTESDLIGDIIKAVLQKLNQKYTNELRCLFIPDEDYSSIESFLKDDSREVRTIGIWGMGGIGKTTLAAAIFQKVSSRYEGSCFLENVTEESKRHGLSYTYNRLLSKLLGEDLHIETPKVISSMVMKRLKRMKAFIVLDDVRILELLNNLIGAGHDCLGAGSRVIVTTRDKYVLTGGGIDEIHEVEKMNSQNSIRLFSLNAFNKILPNEGYEEISNNVVSYTEGNPLALKVLGSFLRTKSKKEWNSALNKLKKIPNAEIQKVLRLSYDELDDTEKDIFLDIACFFKGCGRSSRVTKILNVCDFFADIGIRNLLNKALVTITSTNDIQMHDLLQEMGRQIVREESIKNPGQRSRLWNASEICDVLTNNNGTSAVESICLDMDQITRINLSSKAFTKMPNLRLLAFKYHNRDVKGINYVHLPEGLDFLPNNLRSFEWSAYPLNYLPSNFSPWNLVELHLPYSNLEKLWNGTQNLPSLERIDLRWSAHLIECPKFSNAPNLYGIDLGNCESISHVDPSIFNLPKLEWLDVSGCKSLESLYSSTRSQSQASLLADRCYNLQEFISMPQNNNDPSITTTWIYFSSHISESLVDLPENFAYNIEFSGSTMNEQDTFTTLHKVLPSPCFRCHCKD from the exons ATGGCTatggcttcttcttcttcttctcctcctcTCAAAAAACACGATGTTTTTATCAGTTTTAGAGGGGAGGATACTCGCACCAATTTTACAAGCTTTCTTCATGCGGCTTTGTGTAAAAACCACATCGAAACCTACATAGACTATAGAATCGAAAAAGGAGAAGAGGTTTGGGAAGAACTAGAAAGAGCAATTAAAGCATCTGCTTTATTTTTGGTTGTGTTCTCAGAAAACTATGCATCTTCAACATGGTGTTTGAATGAACTCGTTGAAATAATGAAGTGCAAAAAAAATGACGAAGACAACGTTGTTGTTATTCCTGTGTTCTACCGTATAGAACCTTCACATGTCCGAAAGCAGACAGGGAGTTACCACACGGCGTTGGcgaaacaaaagaaacaaggCAAAGATAAGATTCAAAGGTGGAAGAATGCTCTCTTTGAAGTAGCCAATTTATCTGGCTTTGATTCAAGTACATATAG gactGAATCTGACTTGATTGGAGACATCATCAAAGCAGTTCTccaaaaattgaatcaaaagtATACAAATGAGCTTAGATGTTTGTTCATACCAGATGAAGACTATTCAAGCATTGAATCATTTTTAAAAGATGACTCAAGAGAAGTTAGAACTATTGGAATTTGGGGCATGGGAGGCATAGGAAAGACAACCCTTGCTGCTGCCATATTTCAGAAGGTATCTTCCAGATATGAAGGTAGTTGCTTCTTAGAAAATGTCACAGAAGAATCAAAGAGACATGGGCTCAGTTACACATACAACAGACTTCTTTCTAAGCTACTAGGGGAAGATCTTCATATTGAGACTCCTAAAGTAATATCATCTATGGTTATGAAAAGACTCAAACGCATGAAAGCTTTCATTGTACTAGATGATGTTCGTATTTTAGAACTTCTAAATAATTTGATTGGAGCAGGGCATGATTGCCTTGGAGCTGGTAGCAGAGTCATTGTGACAACCAGAGATAAGTATGTGTTGACGGGAGGAGGAATTGACGAAATTCATGAAGTTGAGAAAATGAATTCTCAAAACTCCATCAGGTTGTTTAGTTTGAATGCTTTCAACAAAATCCTTCCCAATGAAGGATATGAGGAGATATCAAACAATGTAGTTTCTTATACAGAAGGCAACCCTTTGGCTTTGAAAGTTCTGGGTTCATTTCTTCgtacaaaaagtaaaaaagaatggAATAGTGCTTTAAACAAACTAAAGAAAATTCCCAATGCTGAAATTCAAAAGGTGTTGAGGTTAAGCTATGATGAATTAGATGATACAGAAAAAGATATATTTCTAGACATTGCATGTTTTTTCAAAGGTTGTGGAAGAAGCAGCAGAGTAACGAAAATATTAAATGTGTGTGATTTCTTTGCAGATATTGGAATAAGAAACCTTTTAAACAAGGCTCTTGTAACTATTACTTCAACCAATGACATACAGATGCATGACTTGTTACAAGAAATGGGTAGGCAAATTGTTCGTGAAGAATCTATCAAAAACCCTGGACAACGCAGTAGATTGTGGAATGCTAGTGAAATTTGTGATGTGTTGACAAACAATAAT GGGACTAGTGCAGTTGAAAGCATATGCTTAGATATGGATCAAATTACTCGCATAAATTTGAGCTCCAAAGCATTCACAAAAATGCCAAACCTAAGATTACTTGCTTTCAAATACCACAATCGAGATGTTAAGGGAATTAATTATGTGCATCTCCCAGAGGGCCTCGATTTTTTGCCTAATAACTTAAGAAGTTTTGAATGGAGTGCATATCCATTAAATTATCTACCATCAAATTTTTCTCCATGGAATCTTGTTGAACTTCACCTTCCATATAGCAACCTGGAAAAACTTTGGAACGGAACACAG AATTTGCCGAGTTTAGAGAGAATTGACCTTCGTTGGTCTGCACACTTAATAGAGTGTCCAAAATTTTCCAATGCCCCAAATCTTTATGGTATAGATCTTGGAAATTGTGAAAGCATCTCTCATGTTGACCCATCTATTTTCAATCTCCCAAAGCTTGAATGGTTAGATGTGAGTGGATGTAAGTCACTTGAGAGCCTCTACAGCAGCACTCGTTCACAATCTCAGGCGAGCCTTTTAGCAGACCGTTGTTACAATCTCCAAGAGTTCATATCAATGCCCCAAAACAATAATGATCCTTCCATAACCACAACCTggatatatttttcttctcacATCTCTGAGAGTCTTGTGGATCTTCCAGAAAACTTTGCATACAATATCG
- the LOC11441393 gene encoding F-box/kelch-repeat protein At3g23880, whose translation MHFITWNPLGLRATQLRFITWNTTEKNYTRMAKMKETLYLPSELIIQILLRLPVKSLLCFKCICKSWLSLISDPHFANSHVDVSAAKIVSISRTRPLAEIRFIDFETSINHDSVSLDHSFLLPKGYFFYEIKGSCRGFILLNCLTNLYVWNPSSRFHKEIKLSPFACKFLAYNPRHLLGFGYDGLRDDYLVVLLSYDPTLVKTSSYLEFFSLRDNKWNEIEGPHITYLNATANRKAGGSFFNGAIHWLASPYHKIPLEVIVVFDLMERKLLEIPLPDDYDHGPEHYGLWVFGKFLSLWNMNFDNRTVEIWEMKEYKQQSSWTKTLVIPIDNDIPWFSPVYSTKSGDIIGTSNIGLGLVKYNNKGQLLEYFAMNSIASEVAMYTESLLSLPGGP comes from the coding sequence ATGCATTTCATCACTTGGAATCCCCTAGGGTTACGCGCAACACAGTTAAGGTTCATCACCTGGAACACCACAGAGAAGAATTACACTCGCATGGCGAAGATGAAAGAGACGTTATATCTTCCTTCTGAATTAATCATTCAAATCCTGCTGAGGTTGCCGGTGAAGTCTCTTTTATGTTTCAAATGCATTTGTAAGTCATGGTTATCTCTTATCTCTGATCCACACTTTGCAAATTCACATGTTGATGTTTCCGCAGCAAAAATTGTGTCCATATCAAGAACTCGACCTCTTGCTGAAATTCGCTTTATAGATTTTGAAACATCCATTAACCATGATTCTGTTTCGCTGGACCATAGTTTTCTACTTCCAAaaggttattttttttatgaaattaaaggTTCGTGCAGAGGGTTTATATTATTGAATTGTTTGACAAACCTCTACGTATGGAATCCATCCTCTAGATTtcacaaagaaataaaattgtctCCTTTTGCTTGCAAATTTCTTGCATATAATCCACGTCATCTTCTAGGTTTTGGTTATGACGGATTAAGAGATGATTACTTGGTCGTTTTATTGTCCTATGATCCAACCTTAGTGAAAACTTCATCGTATTTAGAATTTTTCTCATTGAGAGATAATAAGTGGAATGAAATTGAAGGTCCTCACATCACTTATTTGAATGCCACGGCTAATCGCAAAGCAGGAGGATCATTCTTTAATGGGGCTATTCATTGGTTGGCTTCTCCTTATCATAAAATACCATTGGAAGTTATTGTTGTCTTTGATTTAATGGAAAGGAAATTGTTAGAGATACCTCTTCCAGATGATTACGACCATGGTCCAGAGCATTATGGTTTGTGGGTATTTGGAAAATTTCTCAGTCTATGGAATATGAATTTTGATAATCGGACAGTTGAAATATGGGAGATGAAAGAATACAAACAACAATCATCTTGGACTAAGACTCTTGTAATTCCTATTGACAATGACATACCTTGGTTTTCCCCCGTATACTCTACAAAAAGTGGTGATATTATTGGAACTAGTAATATTGGTCTTGGATTGGTGAAGTATAATAATAAGGGACAGCTGTTAGAGTATTTCGCAATGAATTCAATTGCATCTGAAGTGGCCATGTATACAGAGTCTCTGCTTTCACTCCCTGGTGGACCATGA